The following is a genomic window from Puntigrus tetrazona isolate hp1 chromosome 20, ASM1883169v1, whole genome shotgun sequence.
AGCAGAACCAAATTTTGCTGGAGTTCGACATGTTCCTGGGTCAACTTCTTTGGTTAAACACAATGTCATTCCATTCAAATTTATTTGGGGGGAAGTTTAgacttacaatcagtgtttgacAAGATACCAGATGAGCTCTAGCAATCTCGCAGGCTTTGTGAAGCCACTTACGAAAACAACTAACGTAGTCAAGAACTGTTCACTAAGTATAAAGTCTAAATACTAGTTCTGCTGGACTAAAGCCCAGCGATTCCTGAACGCTCACCCTGAACTTTCTACCAAATCCTAACCTGTTTCAATGATACATTTTCAGAGCATTGACTTAAAGGTTTATTTCACTCCACAatgaaaattcaaaatgaaGACTCCATTCATCTTTGgatcacaaattaagatatttttgatgaaattatCACCTAAATAACTGACTTCCTGCAACAGTCAGAGCGTcgaatattttaacataaatatttttgttacaaaaacccatcgatctccttcagaggacatgtgatgaCCCTCCGAAGACATATATGTTAGTTTTCGGACGCAGTACTTGTAACTACTGTATATCCGATTTACGGAACTTCAAAATCATGgtcaccagcattaccaagcttggaagagccaggatacatttttaaaaacagattttttttaaatgcgatAGACAATTGGGTAGACAACTCTTTCAGACTAGGTTGCTTTGTTACATTTGGTTAAGGATAAAAGACTGCATGGCACCGGAGTCCCTCAAAATTGTTACTGGCTTTAGCGATCAggggaaagagagaagaaacCAGAAGAATGAAAAGGTTGATAGGCAGCAGCATCCAAATCATTTAGCTCAGGTACAGATTGCACTAAAGCTACATTTTCGGGTTGGAAGCAGAACATTTCCGTTTCCAGAAACTAACCTTACTCGAAAAACACCTCTTTTCAAATATTCAACATGCGTTCGTCTGGCTGTTTTACGTGGGATCTGAACTTTGACAGTATGCTTCCAGAAACAAATCATATGCTCGAGAGATAGTTCAATAAGTAATGCAGCTGAAACCTCTTGGGCTTTACCTGCGCAAATGACATTGCAGAAGTAAAGCCCACATATCATTAGGCCACCGTAGCTTTGTGGCCACGTAGAATCTACTTCTCTAACTTGAGGCATGAGTCGAATAAATTTCCTGACTTTAAAATCAGATTCAGCAGGTGAATCAGAGGAACTTACAAAATACCTTAATACCCTTACTAACACAAACAAGAGAAAACAAGTCCAGAAACAACATGGCACCTCCTCTCTACTTAACCCTTTCCCGAATTAACAATGCAAGAAGATCCAATATCAAAACTTACAAGTAACAGGTTTTCTGGTTGTAAAGATGGAAATCACAACAGCAGAGAGAATCCAGTTGTTGCAGTGTGTCATGACTGAGGATATACTACAGAGTATGCATTTTAGATATGAAAAAGTTTACAATTAAATGCTACATTgcgaaatatttatttatatttgtaattccTGTTCTTGCTATAATATTGTcacatatttgtgttttatcagAAGAGCactgttacattttaatgacagcAAATTTTTTCTTACATGAGAAGACTATGTTTAAAACAGTGAGGGAAATCTAATAtgttaaattatgcataatagtACGCACGACAGCTTTAATTTAAGATCGCTTTCCACAAGATTTCAGAAGAACTGTACAAAAACATGTATGTTATACTACGATATCCGCAGGAGAAATTGTATCcccttaattattaaaaatgtgacgtctgctacaggtctcaaaaggCTTGGCACGGGGGGCAACAAAAGGCTGAAAAAGCGACAAAGTATTTTTGAAaggattcagctgggagaacatctagcaactaattaagttaactgacatcaggtctgtaacatgattaaaGGCATGTCTTAGAGAGGCAGAAGCTTTTCAATCTGTTCAAGAAGTGCATAAAAAGATTCtagaatactttaaaaaatagaaattgttGGATGCCTGTGGTCTTCGGGCCTTCAGACGAAACTGCATCACTCTTCCACAtgaatgggctcaggaataccCCCAGAAACCACTGTCAGTAAACATAATCCGTCTTACCATCTGCAGATGCCAACTAAAGCTATATCAGTACCATTGTGTCCTGTGGGCCAACGCCTAActgaaatgcacattatatGATATCATGTGGAAAAGTGTTCTATGGTCAGACGTGTCCAAATTTGGCGTCCCAACTATTTTaggacctgtagcaggcattacatttgaaatgatctTTTTGTGCATACAGTGGTACATTTCTcagttcaaacattttttgcttCATCTATattctgttaaaaatattggctcatgtgatttgaaagttaacatttttgaaagattacatttttattcaaatgtaaaaaaacgtCCAGAAAATTCTTCAGTTTCTTTGCGAGTTCTATTTCATGGATATTAGTAGCTAAGAGGGagatacttttttattattccctTCACCCTGTTGGTTTTGGAGTTGAGGTTTACAGAACTGTACTGAGGTTGAGACTAAAGATAATTTACTGGTCATGGAGCCTCGTCCTCAGTTCATCAAAGTGTCTTATCCTCAGGCTACAGAACTGATCTTTTAATTGCTCGTTATAATTTCATTGCAACTCCAAACATATTGCATCCTCCACGCCCAGGATTAtagaccaaaaacaaaacaaaacaaattaaaaaaaacaagacagagACCTGGAGGTATGTTTAAAATTATGGAAATATGTCAAGcttatttaacatgtttaaacaAGCTAGCAGTTGCTTTAAAAACGAACTGTGCATGCACTTAAGGTTTATGGAATTGCTGTGGTGTCTACATGCTAATTTAATTTGATGGATAATACTATCAATAGTGTTATTTTTTCACAGTATGCTCTCAGCACCTGTACATGTTCATTAATATTCACCGAGGTAAGTTGAATTTCCACACAAGTATGAAACATCAAACTACTCTTatgtgtgaattatttatttttattgtgtgtgtgtgtgtgtgttttaggatGAGGTGCCATTAATTGCATTCAGCTTAAAGAGAGGATTTGCTTAGAAGGCAATGACAGACTCTACAGATAACATTCAGCCTAGCTAAAGCAGAGATTGGTTTGGATACAGCGATCACTGGATGCATTTATCCATATTATGGGTTctcttgcaaaaaaacaactcaaGTTATTACTTCTACTAGTTAGTTTTGGTTCCCTCTGGCTTCAAGTACTAATGAAACCTTAATGTTTACGGGTCATAGTGCTCAACTCTCATTGTCTAGGCCCTGTCCCAAATCGCACCCTAACCCTTGCAGGCTTCCTGTGAGTCAGCTATCAGAAGTCTTGCTAAGGAGCTTTCCCCCAATATAGGCTTGGCAGAAGTTTGCATGGAGAGAACGGCCTTTTCGATGCTGAAATGACGAATGGGACACGCTACAGACCTAATGGACACACATCTGTGAGACCAAAGTGCACATGAAGTGTTCCATCTGGACAGGGCCTATAGTCATCAAAAGTAAGACAATCTATATTTTCCTACTACGTTGCCAAGTTTTCCTGTGATTTATGCGGCCGCTGATCCAGACTACGACCAATCACTGCCGTTCCGCTAGTTTGATGGTGTTATGTTGTGTCTGTCAGAAGCTGCTGCTTCTTGCCTTGAATTTAGTCCTCAGCGTTTTTCACTTTTGGCACGCAGCCCTAAATACGCTTAGTTTCCTGTGACTACTGTACAGTATTTATGCATCCGGTAAGAACTGAAGATTTCACACAAATGAACTCATATTCACATATTTTCTGCTTACAGCTACTTTTTCAGAATATCAAACtaatattaattgttatttaacaatattattgtagcttaataattataatagagTAGATGTAACCCCCATCcacaatgctttttaaaaagaagcacTTGCTTTACATGAAATGAGAGAAAGGGTCATTTAAAGTGGACTTACCACcgtttgtgttcatctgaagtGGGTGGCACGAGGGAGTGAATGATAAGAGAAGGTTAATATTTCAGCAGAGCAGTCTCCCCTTGAAATGTTAAACGTGGTTGAATAACACagatctgtttgttttttacattttttgatttgGCTAACTGTTAGATATGGTAAATCTCAGATagaaagggaaagagaaagGGTGGAATATGTGTGCAATGAGCTGCCAGCTTTAGATCCTACTTCTATGTTTTTGAAGTGCGagtgaaaaatattttgaagaggACTCTCCATCCTCATCGCTGGGACTCTCCATGCAACACCGCACTGTTtgagtaaagaaaaaacatttagatggaaaatgaaaatatttcagtttcaaacaCCTCAGTAAACTATATGCATGAACCTTGCAGGCACTGGCTTGTAACGCCGGTACATGCATATAGCTggaatattctattctattctattctattctattctgttttaatgtgtgcagtaaataaatacatgaataaaaacagccaGACGCCGACCAGTCACCACGCATGACATAGTTGACCAAAATAAATTAAGTGACTTTACTTTAGTGGTCATCAGATCTTTTAGCTGATATATCCATTTATAGAGATGGCTTCTTCGACTGAACTTTCCTGAAGAAAATAACATAATACATTAGGCCTGTTTTTCACAGGGCGTAAGCTACTTTCTAGAATGATACGTGAGAAGTGCTCAGCATTTATGCAAAGTACACATAAAACAAAGATCAATGCAAAATGCACCGACgagaaattattattacaatctaAAAGCTTTTCGCTTTGCGCGCTTGAGGTAAGCATGTGAAAGATCAACGCTATCGGTCTGAATAAGCCAAACGCAGTTAAACTAGAGCATGCCCCGCACACGGCTTCTGGCTCGATGCGTTGAAAGGGGATGTTTTTTCGGGGTTTCGGTCTTCGCCCACCTCCGCCTTCTCTTATAAAAAGGCGCAGCGTTTCTTTCTCAGGGCAGTTGAACTCTCTCCGTCCGTCAGTCGCTATGTACTCAAAGGATGCTCAAGAGAGCTTAGagagcggcggcggcggcggcgcgCGCTGTCGCTGTAGCAACGGGCGGAGGAGCGCGAACGCGGTGCTCCTCATCCAGAGTCTATTAACAGTCGCTTGTGCAGCCTTCAGCCTCAACATCTTCCTCAACCAGCAGCAGGTAAGAGCGCTTTTCTGATTTCACCTGCGTTTTGTGCGGTGCACAGCGCTTTCTTGAGCGTTGTAGGCGATGCACTGTGTAGTGAGTGCGTTTAAAAGCCCTTCAGAGGGCGGTGTTGGCCGTGCTAAGTTGTCAAAGTCTTGattataagatttttttagcgtatttttttttttgcaatgacaGCCATTAGTGTCAAGTCAGTTAAACCGCTTTTCTCAGGCTTGTTGTTTCATGTGGTCATGCTGTGCGGTCTAATTGAGCTTTGCCTTGGCATGTCCCCTCGGGGGAAACCCCTCTTAACATCCCaacatcttttttgtttttaaaatcaccctcaaataataataaatgtcgaTGGCATTTGGCATTTGAAAATTTCTTTTCAAAGCAGGCACACACAAGGGACACCTACTAGCTAAATGATCCCCTCAGTGGTTCAGGGGGTTCACTATTTAGGTTGCTCGCCGAGCCCCGAAGGGCATTTTTGTTGAGCAAAAGCTGTTCCACTGACTGGTcagtgaaagtgtttttgtgatACTGCAGATTTGATACAGGATGGAATTTTCCATGTCTGACAGAATGAGTGCGTCTGTTATTTCTCATCGCTTTGATCAGTACCTTTTCCGTATCTCGAATCAGCTGGGGCCCAAATTTTTTACACTGGAAACCAAGTGCTGACCCAAAACAATAAACGTGTTTATTGTGGGGGGGAAAAGTccttaaaatgtagaaaataaaatgtgtttatttaatgaacaacattacatatattagtattttttaattttcttattcaGCATAAGATAACAAGTGTGATaatggtttttggtttttttagttaatgtcttttttttctttttcttttttactaaaatgtgcttttaacatACTCTCtctgtattaaaaatgtgtttagttACCACTTATAATATTTTGGGACACCATGAATATAAACTAAtgtatatactttaaaatttaCTAATTAAATCCCTCTTGAAAAATATATGTAGTAGTACACTTGAACCCACTGGTGGATGAAATGATTATTGTATTACTGAATATCTTTCTTAAAAGAGATCTAATTAgtaatttaaaatcataaatgagTTTATATTCGTGGTGTCCCTAAAACATACATTTGAGAAAACGTAGATGTTCTTAAGATTATTTTAAGAAGCACTAAAggatatttgtttacattttaagagcAAAACAGGTGTTTGAATAAGAGCACATTATAGTATGATGTGTCTTATTCACCTGGGATGAATATAAACTAGTTTTAATGCTGTTGCTGAgttgcttacattttttttttttttttcagcagaagGAAAAAGGGATATTCATGCAAATGCACGGTAAGTGTTCATCTTATCCTATTATTTAACTTCTATatagacataaaatatgttatataaaaatattggaaataaaaatagaaaaaacccACAAGTAACATGAGAAATGAatgtatctttatatatatatatatatatatatatatatatatatatatatatatatatatatatatatatatatatatcttacattTTGATTGCTCAGAGATCTGGACGAAATCTGAAGTCATCTGATTCTCATTTCtttatacgtgtgtgtgtgtgtgtgtgtgtgtgtgtgtcagaattAGATTCAGATGAGCTGAAATTCTTTGCCATCTGGAACCAGGAAGTGGATCTGAACAACGAGAAGAGGGTGAAGCTGACCTGCTCAGGACCGTACATGGTCTATCTGTGGGCTTGTTTCGACAGTTTTAACGCTGAACCTGTTGCCAACCTGACAATGGAACAGGGAAACAAAGTGTTCCACCTGCAGACCCTGCAAGACGGAGAGTGCCATGAGATGCAAAGTGTTTTCATGCTCTCCGATAAAAGCGAAGTCACGTTGAAAGTCAACGACGCCAAGGACTCTTTCAAGATCAAGCTCTTCTTAGGCCTGCACTACATGCTAGGAGCCCAGTGCTTCACCTATCCGCTATAGAAGCTAGCTTTTGGATATGAAGCTTTTTAAGGTGCTCGTTCTTCAGAAGAgctgtttaaatgataaaacgaTGGCGTGGCCCTCAGTTTGAATGAAATATCTCTCGTTTTCACCCTGATTTGTATTGTGGCGGTGACGCCATAGTCAGACTTGCCCTGGACCGAAAATGTAACCGTGAAGCTAAAGAGGAAGACACGGAAGACATTTTTCCGTAACGGAAAAGTCTGTTATTTTACCATACCATATTAAAGCTTCCTGGCTCTTCGAGACGGACTATTTGTGAAACGCCTACTGCATCGCAGTGAAAATGGGCGAAAGATGTGGTTTTTGACCGCTTTGTCTCTTTGTCAGCTCAAAGAGAGCATACCTCGCCACGATCTGGATTACTGGCCCCGCCGTAAGTGAATGTATCTGCTCTGCGGAAGGCCTTTATCCGAAGTTACCAGCTGCAGATCCTTTTGAAGCTACTTCTGATCAATGTACATAGTACTGTTATTTGAGcagaaataatgaaaagaacACCCTCAGACATCTTCCCGATACAGCTTTCAAATACTGACATAGCAATAATGTTCTCAATGTTTGTCGTTATCATTGTATTTATATGGAAGAAAACTCCGCATACGAAAGGAAAAGggtgacattttatatttcagtttggGCTTTGGAACAGATATGTATTGTGATTGTAATACAGAAatgaatgttgttgttgttgttgttgttgttgtttttgtaagatgtttaaaacagtttaattatGTAAACTGTATGTGATCGAATGTTTGATGATTTATTCAAATCAGAGTTATTGGATAACGCAAGGAGCTAATCCACACTGTCAAGTTCTGATAGTGCCCTTTCCCTTTAAAAGCACATgttggaaaatgtatttattgaaattaaattaaagtgtattttttatttaatcaaaccACTGCTATAGTGAtggtggggggaaaaaagcactAAAGAcctcaaaagcaaaagcaaaaaaaaaaacctgtatcaTTCGCatctcattcattcactcactcactcatcaGATGTATTTCAATTCAGTCTTTTCTTACATTTTCAtctcctttttgtttgttggaCTTTGTTTATGAAGCTTTAATGTCTCACCTGCTCGTTCAAACCCCTGCTGCAGTTTCTCTagca
Proteins encoded in this region:
- the LOC122325151 gene encoding uncharacterized protein LOC122325151 isoform X2, which translates into the protein MFFRGFGLRPPPPSLIKRRSVSFSGQLNSLRPSVAMYSKDAQESLESGGGGGARCRCSNGRRSANAVLLIQSLLTVACAAFSLNIFLNQQQKEKGIFMQMHELDSDELKFFAIWNQEVDLNNEKRVKLTCSGPYMVYLWACFDSFNAEPVANLTMEQGNKVFHLQTLQDGECHEMQSVFMLSDKSEVTLKVNDAKDSFKIKLFLGLHYMLGAQCFTYPL
- the LOC122325151 gene encoding uncharacterized protein LOC122325151 isoform X1, which produces MFFRGFGLRPPPPSLIKRRSVSFSGQLNSLRPSVAMYSKDAQESLESGGGGGARCRCSNGRRSANAVLLIQSLLTVACAAFSLNIFLNQQQQKEKGIFMQMHELDSDELKFFAIWNQEVDLNNEKRVKLTCSGPYMVYLWACFDSFNAEPVANLTMEQGNKVFHLQTLQDGECHEMQSVFMLSDKSEVTLKVNDAKDSFKIKLFLGLHYMLGAQCFTYPL